Proteins found in one Synergistota bacterium genomic segment:
- a CDS encoding tetratricopeptide repeat protein, whose protein sequence is MKEKLFLRKANFEKERGNYEGAIKLLKKAIKENPACVEIHLEIGRLYTIINDLHRAELHFKQALLIDRENLPARHNLGLVYQLQGKIKQAIEEWKSVLRRNPDYLPTLLSIADYHMEKKEYKEAKSYYERVLKVDPKNWEAKINLGRILYEAGDEFTAYRLWQEVRKENPNDIVVNYTLAEVYINAFEPEEAIDLLLELTRNESNPTRREKVKNLLLNLLEYTDRKPVIKKALSELSDLFPEDRDILVNSAKHLILSGEMNKADPLIKKLVERYPDDSSVKFVKGLHLHKTGKTKEAIELWESLLVKEGEKPHLLEKLGEAHIEQGNYESAIRYYRKLYELKPDERSVISTLASLYQQTGKLDKAIEYWGKLLDRFEYDPYAYANLAICYAYKGELETAHNVIQYALSIPEEDPFLYFAAGFISLLMGDFQRALGYWKKCWVRHPLMLGACWDIASNIVPKSFLENLRRTLQKSRYRKEFKEMLNRFINIALSPSSYDDGSLK, encoded by the coding sequence ATGAAGGAAAAGCTGTTTTTAAGAAAAGCAAATTTTGAAAAGGAGAGAGGAAACTATGAAGGCGCTATAAAGCTGCTTAAGAAAGCTATAAAAGAAAACCCCGCCTGCGTCGAAATCCATCTCGAAATAGGCCGTTTATACACCATCATTAACGATCTTCATAGAGCCGAGCTGCATTTCAAGCAGGCTCTACTCATAGACAGAGAGAACCTGCCAGCAAGGCATAACCTTGGACTTGTATATCAGCTTCAGGGTAAGATAAAGCAAGCTATAGAGGAATGGAAAAGCGTTTTAAGGAGAAACCCCGACTATTTACCCACCCTTTTATCAATTGCCGATTACCACATGGAAAAAAAGGAGTACAAAGAAGCTAAGAGCTATTACGAGAGGGTCCTGAAGGTGGATCCTAAAAATTGGGAAGCGAAGATAAACCTTGGTAGAATTCTATATGAAGCAGGAGATGAATTTACCGCATATAGACTATGGCAGGAAGTAAGAAAAGAGAACCCAAATGACATCGTGGTAAATTACACATTAGCTGAGGTATACATAAATGCCTTTGAACCAGAAGAAGCAATAGATCTGCTGCTTGAGCTTACGCGAAATGAAAGCAACCCTACACGCAGAGAAAAAGTTAAGAATCTTCTTTTAAACCTATTGGAATACACTGATAGAAAACCAGTTATCAAAAAAGCCTTAAGTGAGTTATCTGACCTCTTTCCCGAAGACAGAGATATCTTGGTCAATAGCGCAAAGCATCTTATTTTAAGTGGAGAAATGAACAAAGCGGATCCCTTGATCAAAAAGTTGGTAGAAAGATATCCGGATGACTCAAGCGTTAAATTCGTAAAGGGTTTGCATCTTCATAAAACGGGTAAAACCAAGGAAGCTATTGAGCTCTGGGAAAGCTTGCTCGTAAAAGAAGGAGAAAAGCCTCATCTTCTCGAGAAGCTTGGAGAAGCTCATATAGAGCAGGGAAATTACGAATCTGCTATAAGATACTATCGTAAACTATACGAGCTTAAACCGGATGAAAGAAGCGTTATCTCAACTCTTGCCTCCCTATACCAGCAAACCGGTAAGCTTGATAAGGCCATAGAATACTGGGGAAAGCTTCTCGATAGGTTCGAATATGATCCATATGCTTACGCTAATCTCGCGATATGCTACGCATATAAAGGAGAGCTAGAAACAGCCCATAACGTAATTCAATATGCCCTTTCAATACCAGAAGAGGATCCATTCTTATATTTCGCAGCAGGATTCATATCTCTCCTTATGGGAGATTTTCAGAGAGCGCTTGGATACTGGAAAAAATGTTGGGTTAGGCATCCACTGATGCTTGGCGCATGCTGGGATATCGCCTCAAACATAGTTCCAAAGTCTTTTCTTGAAAATCTCAGAAGAACGCTCCAAAAAAGCAGATATAGAAAAGAGTTCAAGGAGATGCTAAATAGATTCATAAATATAGCTTTATCCCCAAGTTCATATGATGATGGCAGCCTTAAATAG
- the deoC gene encoding deoxyribose-phosphate aldolase — MKSCFTFWERFPPKGGDCQLVRLELLIDHTLLKPDATQGDIERLCEEAIREGFFGVCVNPCWVGTVFNLLRNTAIKVISVAGFPLGSNNVRVKMAEIERALSEGADEIDMVMNVGFFKSGYTDRVLEEIRWAKDICGDKILKVIIETPLLKEDEKERAALLVEEGGADFVKTCTGFFGGVKLEDVKLLRKCLSKRTRIKAAGGIRTRSFALALVEAGADRLGASRSLEILSGSN, encoded by the coding sequence ATGAAAAGTTGCTTTACATTTTGGGAACGATTTCCGCCCAAAGGGGGAGATTGCCAATTGGTTAGATTAGAGTTGTTAATAGATCACACGCTTTTAAAACCAGATGCTACACAGGGAGATATAGAACGCCTTTGTGAGGAAGCTATACGGGAGGGATTCTTTGGCGTGTGTGTAAATCCCTGCTGGGTGGGTACTGTCTTTAATCTGCTTCGTAATACTGCTATTAAGGTTATAAGCGTTGCTGGCTTTCCCTTGGGTTCTAATAATGTTCGTGTGAAGATGGCTGAGATAGAGCGCGCTCTTTCTGAGGGAGCCGATGAGATAGATATGGTGATGAATGTAGGGTTCTTTAAAAGCGGTTATACCGATCGGGTTCTTGAGGAAATAAGGTGGGCCAAGGATATCTGTGGAGATAAGATCCTTAAGGTGATAATAGAAACACCGCTTCTTAAGGAGGATGAGAAGGAAAGGGCTGCTCTCTTGGTTGAGGAGGGAGGAGCCGACTTTGTCAAGACCTGCACTGGATTTTTTGGAGGCGTTAAGCTCGAAGATGTAAAGCTTCTCAGAAAATGCCTTTCTAAGAGGACGAGAATAAAAGCGGCGGGAGGTATAAGGACGCGCTCCTTCGCTCTTGCGCTTGTTGAGGCTGGTGCAGACAGATTGGGAGCATCAAGGAGCTTAGAGATTTTATCGGGATCAAATTAG
- a CDS encoding aminotransferase class V-fold PLP-dependent enzyme, translated as MTRSIYMNYASLTPLDERVLKEMMPFLERWSEGKRAVKAVELSRIRLSKLLSCSPKEVFFTASRAEAFCLAIYGILRNYAWRGKHIIVSQIDSDIVIGICKILEERGYSISYVSVDRYGRVSPREIERLLRDETVLVSIPLASVDIGTIQPVAELSEFLKKREVFLHVDGVPGLTWISLDLRKIRADLITLSSSHIYGPGGVSALYISQRLDFQPPSFLRNEIENIANIVGFGVAAEILLSEREGEIRRIAELRNMLEIGIREKISGIFFCGHKIERLPGILSVCVNYIGGKVLANALREEGIDVGRSREETLVALGIPPELAKGGIVFSLGRWSTHEDIEKLLSVLPSVIEKLRRMTI; from the coding sequence TTGACGAGGAGCATATATATGAACTACGCCTCTTTAACGCCTTTGGATGAAAGGGTTTTAAAGGAGATGATGCCCTTTTTAGAAAGGTGGAGTGAAGGGAAAAGAGCGGTTAAGGCAGTGGAGCTCTCTCGTATAAGGTTGAGTAAGCTTCTTTCATGCTCACCTAAAGAAGTGTTTTTTACTGCAAGTAGAGCTGAGGCTTTTTGCCTTGCTATTTATGGAATTTTGAGGAATTACGCGTGGAGGGGAAAGCATATAATAGTCTCTCAAATAGATAGTGATATAGTGATAGGAATTTGCAAGATTCTTGAGGAGAGAGGATATAGCATAAGCTATGTTTCAGTGGATAGATATGGCAGGGTTTCTCCGAGGGAGATCGAAAGACTGCTCCGAGATGAGACCGTTTTGGTTAGCATACCACTGGCGAGCGTAGATATAGGCACAATTCAGCCTGTAGCTGAGCTATCGGAGTTTCTCAAAAAACGAGAGGTTTTCCTTCACGTGGATGGAGTTCCCGGGTTAACCTGGATTTCTCTGGATTTGAGGAAAATAAGAGCAGATCTTATAACGCTTTCGTCCTCTCATATTTATGGTCCTGGTGGAGTGAGCGCTCTTTATATATCTCAAAGATTAGATTTTCAACCTCCTTCATTTTTGAGAAACGAGATAGAAAATATAGCAAATATAGTTGGTTTTGGAGTAGCGGCGGAGATCTTGCTTAGCGAGAGAGAAGGGGAAATCAGGCGAATAGCGGAGCTCAGAAACATGCTTGAGATAGGGATCAGAGAGAAGATAAGTGGGATTTTCTTCTGTGGCCATAAGATAGAAAGACTTCCCGGGATTTTAAGCGTTTGCGTTAATTACATAGGTGGGAAAGTTCTTGCTAACGCGTTGAGGGAAGAGGGAATAGATGTAGGTAGAAGCAGAGAGGAAACCTTAGTGGCTCTTGGTATTCCTCCAGAGCTTGCCAAAGGGGGAATAGTATTTTCCTTAGGTAGATGGTCTACTCACGAGGATATTGAAAAGCTTCTTTCTGTCCTCCCCTCTGTAATTGAGAAGCTACGAAGAATGACTATTTAA
- a CDS encoding radical SAM protein: MRVLLAVPPTPSTLKRILGTGAPPLGISYLAAYIREAGHEVKLIDGFEEGLSRNELIERIKRFSPDVVGISTLTANLYRGYQMAKVIKEVNDKIKILMGGPHVSFIPEESLKECPYVDVIVRGEGEITLLELLQELEKKEPNLKNVKGITWREKNGKIISNPPRAPIEDLDTLPFPAYDLLPMDRYKVNKKIITGTMITSRGCPFGCIFCSSSKLMGKRWRGRSPENVVEEMELLVKKYGVNEIEFLDDTFTFDKERAIKIANLIRRRDLEIAWGCSSRVDTLDDELARELKKGGCYRIYMGIESGSQKTLRLINKGITTEKAERAVSIAKAHGLEVIGSFIIGVPGETKEDILSTIRFAKKLGIDYAQFTLLTPYPGTPIYRYALENNLLLTKNWSLYGMLDPVMKVPGFTSKDLIKFIKRAYISFYINPAFFWKEIKKGRLFFLRRAINGFLRVRWTPNLEEGWEKEEIIAQG, encoded by the coding sequence GTGAGAGTTTTATTAGCTGTTCCTCCAACGCCGAGTACTCTCAAGAGAATCCTCGGAACGGGAGCTCCCCCCTTAGGCATAAGCTATCTTGCAGCCTACATAAGGGAAGCTGGACATGAGGTGAAACTTATAGACGGATTTGAAGAGGGTTTAAGCAGAAACGAGCTTATAGAGAGGATCAAAAGATTTTCTCCCGATGTAGTCGGAATAAGCACGCTCACTGCAAATTTATACAGAGGATACCAAATGGCAAAGGTAATAAAAGAAGTCAACGACAAAATAAAGATCCTTATGGGAGGACCGCACGTCAGCTTTATACCGGAAGAAAGCCTAAAGGAGTGCCCCTATGTAGATGTGATAGTAAGGGGGGAGGGAGAAATAACCCTTCTTGAGCTTCTTCAAGAACTCGAAAAGAAAGAACCCAATTTAAAAAACGTTAAAGGCATAACATGGAGAGAAAAAAACGGGAAAATAATTTCAAATCCCCCCAGAGCTCCCATTGAGGATCTTGACACACTTCCATTCCCAGCATATGATCTTCTACCAATGGATAGATATAAAGTTAACAAAAAGATCATAACGGGTACCATGATAACGAGCAGAGGTTGCCCCTTTGGATGTATCTTCTGCTCATCCTCAAAGCTTATGGGGAAAAGGTGGAGAGGTAGAAGTCCAGAAAACGTGGTTGAAGAAATGGAGCTTCTCGTCAAAAAATATGGAGTAAACGAGATAGAATTTCTCGATGACACATTTACCTTTGACAAGGAAAGAGCGATAAAAATAGCAAATCTGATAAGAAGAAGGGACCTTGAAATAGCATGGGGATGTTCCTCTCGCGTGGATACCCTTGATGATGAACTCGCACGGGAGCTTAAAAAGGGAGGATGTTACAGAATATACATGGGAATAGAATCCGGCTCCCAGAAAACCTTAAGACTGATAAACAAGGGAATCACCACTGAGAAAGCAGAAAGGGCCGTCAGCATCGCAAAGGCTCATGGCTTAGAAGTGATAGGCTCCTTTATAATAGGCGTGCCTGGAGAAACTAAAGAAGATATCCTTTCAACGATAAGATTTGCAAAGAAGCTTGGCATAGATTACGCTCAATTTACCCTTCTTACGCCATATCCTGGAACGCCTATATATCGCTACGCGCTCGAAAACAACCTTTTACTAACAAAAAACTGGAGCCTATATGGAATGCTTGATCCAGTCATGAAGGTACCTGGATTTACCAGCAAAGATCTGATAAAATTCATCAAAAGAGCTTATATATCCTTTTACATCAATCCTGCCTTTTTCTGGAAGGAAATTAAAAAGGGAAGGCTATTTTTCCTAAGAAGAGCGATTAACGGCTTTCTTAGGGTAAGGTGGACTCCAAACCTGGAAGAAGGCTGGGAAAAGGAGGAAATAATCGCCCAAGGATGA
- a CDS encoding fructose 1,6-bisphosphatase — translation MITVSLIKADIGSFPGHTQAPRKLVEKCKECLEEVKGELIVDYYVTRCGDDIQLLMTHHKGVDSEEIHALAWSTFERAANVAIEDKLYGAGQDLLADAFSGNIRGLGPGCAEMEFEERGAESIVAFMCDKTDPAAFNLPLFKIFADPFNTAGLVIDKKLTQGFIFEVHDLIGGKKISLKAPEEMYDLLALIGNRDRYAIKRIYRKDGLLAAVVSTEKLNFIAGEYVGKDDPVALVRCQGGLPAVGEVLEPFAFPQLVAGWMRGSHWGPLMPVSEKDANPSRFDGPPRIIALGFQLKNGKLLGPVDLFDDVAFDRARRWANEIADYMRLHGPFQPHRLSEEQMEYTTLPHVLEKLSSRFTPIE, via the coding sequence ATGATTACGGTCTCTCTGATCAAAGCTGATATTGGTAGCTTTCCGGGACACACGCAGGCGCCGAGGAAATTGGTTGAGAAGTGTAAGGAATGTTTAGAGGAGGTAAAAGGTGAGTTAATAGTAGATTATTACGTTACCAGGTGCGGGGACGATATTCAGCTTTTGATGACCCATCATAAGGGGGTGGATAGTGAGGAGATTCACGCTCTTGCCTGGTCTACGTTCGAGAGAGCTGCTAATGTAGCTATTGAGGATAAGCTTTATGGAGCAGGGCAGGATCTTCTGGCAGATGCCTTCTCAGGAAATATTCGGGGATTGGGACCGGGATGCGCTGAGATGGAATTTGAAGAAAGAGGAGCGGAATCAATAGTTGCGTTCATGTGCGATAAGACCGATCCAGCCGCTTTCAACCTTCCCTTGTTTAAGATATTTGCGGATCCATTTAATACAGCTGGGCTCGTGATAGACAAGAAGCTAACACAGGGGTTTATCTTTGAGGTGCATGATTTGATAGGTGGAAAAAAGATTTCCTTAAAAGCGCCTGAGGAAATGTATGATCTTCTTGCTCTTATAGGAAACAGGGATCGCTATGCTATAAAGCGAATCTATAGAAAGGATGGTCTATTAGCTGCAGTGGTGAGTACAGAGAAGCTGAACTTTATAGCGGGAGAGTATGTGGGTAAGGACGATCCCGTTGCCTTGGTAAGGTGTCAAGGAGGGCTCCCTGCGGTTGGAGAGGTCCTTGAACCCTTCGCGTTCCCTCAACTTGTGGCTGGATGGATGAGGGGATCTCACTGGGGACCGCTAATGCCGGTTTCAGAAAAAGATGCCAATCCAAGCAGGTTTGATGGTCCACCCCGTATTATAGCGCTTGGCTTTCAGCTTAAAAACGGCAAGCTTTTAGGACCAGTGGATCTGTTTGATGATGTAGCTTTTGATAGAGCAAGAAGATGGGCTAATGAGATCGCGGATTACATGAGATTGCATGGTCCATTCCAGCCTCACAGGCTGTCTGAGGAACAAATGGAATATACAACGCTTCCCCATGTGCTTGAGAAACTTAGCTCTCGCTTTACGCCAATCGAGTAA
- the polA gene encoding DNA polymerase I, translated as MKRLLLIDGHSLLYRAFYALPPLGTRDGFPSNAVYGFLRMLIKLLKEYKPNYGAVAFDTPKPTFRHREFKEYKIKRPEMPDKLRPQIEVAKEIIRAMGIKTIEMEGFEADDIIGTISLKAEGEGLEVFIVSGDRDALQLASDRTKIIRTIKGISDIEIYDRNRVIQEYGVDPSKIPHLIALKGDQSDDIPGIPSIGMKRAQSLLNRYGDIDGIISRSDLKIIKENEEKLRLYLSIATIKRDAPIDIKIENLKILPPRKEILFGLLKRLEFHSFLKELGLTKEEIKIEERFPHTIIESEREIREALTKLSKAREIYINVMSTDHPPMWASIRGFCLASEERAFIFLTHRFSTFEILNNIHYILTSHIPKIGHDLKRNLVLIKREGFNIKNIDFDVSLASYLLDSTKSSHTIEALALSHLEKYLPEGNEIVRAAEEAGTCLSIRKELQEELEKEGLWTLFKEVELPLTNVLAEMEVEGIRLDERELSALEIEIEREIERIENEIFLTVGKRFNINSPKQLSEVLYDHLGLSPPGKRKKRSTDAQTLTELIRAGGPYKEVIEKILLYRGLMKLKSSYISNLPKLIHPKTRCIHTVFNQTITATGRLSSSDPNLQNIPIRSPIGKAIRKAFTVKKEENILISADYSQIELRILAHFSGEPRLLEAFERDIDIHARTAAEIFGVDEKNVTPEQRRIAKVINFGIIYGMSPHGLAQELGISRSEAESYIKRYFSRYPRVKEYIESLISETREKGYVKTILGRKRKIEGLNSRYKKLREQAERYAINTPMQGSAADIIKLAMVKLHSELKSFKMLLQIHDELLFEGPEDKLSDEVEKIKSIMTNAVRLSVPLKVSIKIGKNWGNMVNYP; from the coding sequence TTGAAAAGACTTCTCTTAATAGACGGCCACAGCCTGCTTTACAGGGCTTTCTATGCGCTTCCTCCCTTAGGCACAAGAGATGGCTTTCCTTCAAATGCGGTATACGGCTTCCTAAGAATGTTAATAAAGCTTCTAAAGGAATATAAGCCTAACTACGGCGCGGTTGCCTTTGACACCCCGAAACCCACCTTCAGACATAGAGAGTTTAAGGAATATAAGATAAAAAGACCCGAAATGCCAGATAAGCTTAGACCTCAAATAGAGGTAGCAAAGGAAATCATTCGAGCCATGGGTATAAAAACGATAGAAATGGAGGGCTTCGAAGCTGATGATATCATAGGAACAATTTCACTCAAAGCAGAGGGAGAGGGACTCGAGGTTTTCATCGTCAGTGGCGATAGAGACGCCTTACAACTCGCAAGCGATAGAACTAAAATTATAAGAACTATCAAAGGAATATCAGATATAGAGATCTATGATCGCAATAGAGTAATTCAGGAATATGGCGTGGACCCCTCGAAAATCCCACATCTTATAGCCCTTAAGGGAGATCAATCAGATGATATACCGGGAATTCCATCCATAGGAATGAAGAGAGCCCAGAGCCTCCTTAATAGATACGGGGACATCGACGGTATTATCTCAAGGTCAGACTTAAAGATAATAAAGGAAAATGAGGAAAAGCTTAGGCTTTACTTATCGATAGCGACTATAAAAAGAGATGCTCCTATAGATATAAAAATAGAAAACCTTAAGATACTGCCCCCTCGGAAAGAAATCCTATTTGGTCTTCTTAAAAGACTGGAATTTCACAGTTTTCTGAAGGAGCTGGGGTTGACCAAAGAAGAGATAAAGATCGAAGAAAGATTTCCACATACCATTATCGAAAGCGAAAGAGAAATTAGGGAAGCTCTCACCAAGCTTTCTAAAGCTCGAGAGATCTATATAAACGTTATGTCAACCGATCATCCCCCCATGTGGGCAAGCATAAGAGGCTTCTGTCTCGCAAGTGAAGAGAGAGCCTTCATATTCCTCACGCATCGCTTCTCTACATTCGAAATCCTTAACAATATCCATTATATCCTCACTTCCCACATTCCTAAGATAGGACACGATCTTAAGAGAAATCTCGTGCTTATTAAAAGAGAGGGATTCAACATCAAGAATATCGATTTCGATGTATCTCTTGCCTCATACCTGCTTGACTCAACCAAATCCTCTCATACCATTGAAGCCTTAGCTTTGTCACACCTCGAGAAATACTTACCCGAGGGAAATGAAATCGTTAGAGCAGCTGAAGAAGCAGGAACCTGCCTCTCGATCAGAAAGGAACTTCAAGAGGAGCTCGAAAAGGAAGGGCTATGGACGCTATTTAAGGAAGTTGAGCTTCCCTTAACAAACGTTCTAGCAGAAATGGAAGTTGAGGGAATAAGGTTAGATGAAAGAGAGCTATCAGCACTTGAGATAGAGATAGAACGGGAAATTGAGAGAATAGAAAATGAAATTTTTCTAACGGTTGGGAAAAGATTCAATATAAACTCCCCCAAACAGCTCTCAGAGGTACTCTACGATCATCTTGGACTATCTCCACCTGGAAAGAGAAAAAAGCGATCTACAGATGCACAAACGCTTACGGAGCTCATAAGAGCGGGAGGTCCTTACAAAGAAGTTATCGAGAAGATACTCCTATACCGAGGTTTAATGAAGCTAAAAAGCTCATATATATCTAATCTTCCAAAGCTCATTCACCCCAAAACGAGATGTATTCATACCGTCTTTAATCAGACTATAACTGCAACAGGGAGACTCTCCTCAAGTGATCCAAATCTTCAGAATATCCCCATAAGATCTCCTATAGGAAAGGCTATAAGAAAGGCTTTTACGGTTAAGAAGGAAGAAAACATTCTTATTTCAGCGGATTATTCACAAATAGAGTTAAGGATACTCGCCCACTTCTCGGGCGAGCCCAGGTTGCTTGAAGCTTTTGAAAGGGACATCGATATCCATGCCAGAACCGCAGCGGAGATTTTCGGCGTAGATGAAAAAAACGTAACGCCAGAGCAAAGAAGAATAGCCAAAGTTATAAACTTTGGAATAATATATGGTATGAGTCCTCACGGTTTAGCTCAAGAGCTTGGAATATCGAGGTCAGAAGCGGAAAGCTATATAAAAAGATACTTTTCCAGATATCCCAGAGTTAAGGAATATATAGAAAGTTTGATCAGTGAGACAAGGGAAAAGGGATACGTTAAGACGATTCTCGGAAGAAAGAGAAAGATCGAAGGGCTTAATAGCAGGTACAAAAAGCTAAGAGAACAGGCAGAAAGATACGCAATAAATACCCCTATGCAGGGAAGCGCCGCGGATATAATAAAGCTCGCTATGGTGAAGCTACATAGCGAGCTCAAGAGCTTTAAGATGCTCCTTCAAATCCACGATGAGTTGCTTTTCGAAGGACCTGAAGATAAGCTTTCTGACGAAGTTGAAAAGATAAAAAGCATTATGACAAACGCTGTTAGGCTATCGGTTCCACTAAAGGTTAGCATTAAGATCGGGAAAAATTGGGGAAATATGGTAAACTACCCTTAG
- a CDS encoding DUF4097 family beta strand repeat protein — translation MRRLIAKIFGSESEKTHKTVAPVKGSLKDRSLEKEETTPKGGMNMVTESVVRSEALIEHTEPFEKLLLVSENALLSCTSKAGDIIVKSWDQMLLKITAVKHTWGKTKREAQELTKEVEIRIIQRDENISVETIIPENDGKRMGYVSFRIFVPKSLNIAIEAEESNVFISDLSKNLKVKTSSGNVFIRNIAGSVHAQTSSGNLMISNIGENVTVITEKGEVHLENVSGNVDVESSEGNVKVFHVRQNATVSSNSGNISIFDIKGSAEIKAMKTSIIGEHIERNLNVIVEEGDMLLDDIEGNITIHFKQGSLTLGNKHSYRVELSSNSGDINLDTVIKENGRYIVETSEGTINVKIPTDASTAIVAKTIKGTISCELPLIVTQSSRDELTGILNQYKALVKLTTSEGDINIRKK, via the coding sequence ATGCGCCGTCTGATAGCTAAGATTTTTGGTTCGGAATCTGAAAAAACTCATAAAACGGTTGCCCCAGTGAAAGGCAGCCTTAAAGATAGATCCCTTGAGAAGGAAGAAACCACCCCTAAGGGAGGAATGAACATGGTAACGGAAAGTGTGGTGAGAAGTGAAGCTCTTATAGAGCATACCGAACCGTTTGAGAAGCTTCTCTTGGTATCGGAAAACGCCCTTTTATCATGCACCAGTAAGGCAGGAGACATCATAGTGAAATCGTGGGATCAAATGCTCCTTAAGATCACTGCGGTAAAGCACACATGGGGCAAGACAAAAAGAGAAGCACAAGAATTAACTAAGGAAGTCGAGATCAGAATCATTCAGAGAGATGAGAATATATCCGTAGAAACCATTATTCCTGAAAACGATGGCAAAAGAATGGGATACGTTAGTTTTAGAATCTTTGTCCCTAAGAGCCTGAATATAGCAATAGAGGCGGAGGAGAGTAACGTCTTTATAAGTGATTTAAGCAAAAACCTGAAGGTTAAAACATCTTCGGGAAACGTTTTCATAAGAAATATCGCAGGGAGCGTTCATGCTCAGACCTCCTCCGGAAATTTAATGATAAGTAACATAGGAGAAAACGTAACCGTAATCACGGAGAAGGGAGAAGTCCATTTAGAAAACGTGAGCGGGAATGTGGATGTGGAAAGTTCCGAAGGAAATGTTAAAGTCTTCCATGTCAGGCAGAACGCCACAGTAAGCTCAAATAGTGGAAACATATCCATATTTGACATTAAGGGAAGCGCTGAAATAAAAGCTATGAAGACAAGCATCATCGGAGAGCATATTGAGAGAAACCTCAACGTAATCGTTGAGGAAGGTGACATGCTACTCGACGATATAGAGGGAAACATAACCATACATTTTAAACAGGGATCTTTAACGCTTGGAAATAAGCACTCCTACAGAGTAGAGTTATCTTCAAATAGCGGGGATATAAATCTCGATACCGTTATAAAGGAAAATGGCAGATATATAGTAGAGACTTCTGAGGGAACCATAAATGTAAAGATTCCTACAGATGCCTCAACCGCTATAGTAGCTAAGACCATAAAGGGTACAATTTCATGCGAACTTCCCCTGATAGTTACACAAAGCAGTAGAGATGAACTTACTGGAATATTAAATCAATACAAGGCCCTCGTTAAACTAACCACCTCCGAGGGGGATATAAACATAAGAAAGAAATGA